A genomic window from Corynebacterium fournieri includes:
- a CDS encoding histidine kinase, with product MPTFPELVRARLLSPAARGWRTGFAAAVALYAILLAALPGLPLAIEWARFAVALNAVFLIAAAFFSPIAAGLGYGFLLQLSALETEYRSAILIIGMFAVAAVVGLRLPTRLSLPIVFYLWYLAQTDFPSGIYFPIALGTAAFLAVLLLAAWAAGWILRAFLLTRERQAERLKEELERERDRTVKALHGSVAASLTSVVLRSEALAMVGDEKTAQAARLIADDARRSMQEVRQLIRFMRSESPEESTASDAFAPPALNVTLRTFTESLRSHGYSVTETGLNGAGLRAIALRHAPSAFREIETNVIKYADKNRPVIVAAVEDDAEIEIVVQNYGTGEDRAVEMSTGVGLGEISSLLREDGASFDAGYRGDAFRYHLTVPKERK from the coding sequence GTGCCTACGTTTCCGGAGCTTGTACGCGCTCGCCTGTTGTCGCCGGCGGCGCGTGGTTGGCGCACCGGTTTCGCCGCAGCTGTCGCGCTGTACGCAATCTTGCTTGCTGCACTGCCGGGCCTTCCGCTTGCGATCGAATGGGCCAGGTTCGCTGTTGCGCTCAACGCAGTGTTCCTCATCGCCGCAGCGTTTTTCTCCCCCATCGCGGCGGGCCTCGGGTATGGGTTCTTGCTGCAGCTGTCCGCGTTAGAGACGGAATACAGAAGCGCCATTTTGATCATCGGCATGTTTGCCGTGGCCGCCGTCGTGGGGTTGCGTTTGCCAACTCGGTTGAGTCTGCCGATCGTCTTCTACCTTTGGTACTTGGCGCAGACTGACTTTCCCTCAGGAATCTATTTCCCCATCGCGCTTGGAACGGCAGCCTTTCTCGCGGTTCTTCTTCTTGCTGCTTGGGCAGCAGGATGGATTTTGAGGGCGTTCCTCCTAACCCGCGAACGCCAGGCAGAGCGCCTGAAGGAGGAGCTGGAACGGGAGCGGGACAGAACGGTTAAGGCCCTACACGGATCCGTCGCCGCATCCTTGACCTCCGTTGTTCTGCGCAGCGAGGCGCTAGCGATGGTTGGTGATGAAAAGACCGCCCAAGCCGCCCGCCTCATCGCAGACGATGCGCGACGCTCCATGCAAGAAGTGCGTCAGCTCATCCGCTTTATGCGTTCTGAATCTCCCGAGGAATCGACAGCCAGCGATGCGTTTGCACCGCCGGCATTGAACGTCACACTTCGGACGTTTACAGAATCCTTGCGCAGCCACGGATACTCCGTGACGGAAACCGGCCTCAATGGTGCCGGCCTCCGCGCGATCGCACTCCGCCATGCCCCGAGCGCGTTCCGCGAGATTGAAACCAACGTGATCAAATACGCCGACAAGAACCGCCCCGTCATCGTCGCCGCCGTCGAGGATGACGCTGAAATCGAAATCGTGGTGCAAAACTACGGCACCGGTGAAGACCGAGCCGTTGAGATGAGCACCGGCGTAGGATTGGGAGAGATTTCCTCCCTCCTCCGGGAGGACGGGGCTTCCTTCGATGCTGGCTACCGAGGCGACGCGTTCCGCTATCACCTGACAGTTCCGAAGGAACGAAAGTAG
- the pheS gene encoding phenylalanine--tRNA ligase subunit alpha produces the protein MSTEIELTEEALNKAADEAIAAFEAAEDLAALEEAHRAHLGEKAPILQARRALGSLPKDQRKDAGRFVNMARGRAEKAYSQLRVQREAEHRERQLREEKVDVTLPTARTQAGAMHPITTLSEHIADIFIGMGWEVAEGPEVEAEYFNFDALNFIPDHPARTLQDTFYIGEEGSKQVMRTHTSPVQVRTMLERDVPIYIACPGRVFRTDELDATHTPVFHQVEGLAVDKGLTMAHLRGTLDHLAKVLFGPETKTRMRTNYFPFTEPSAEVDVWFPNKKGGAGWIEWGGCGMVNPNVLRAVGIDPEEYSGFAFGMGLERTLQFRNGLSDMRDMVEGDVRFTIPFGVQA, from the coding sequence GTGAGCACCGAAATTGAACTGACCGAAGAAGCCCTGAACAAGGCTGCAGACGAGGCGATCGCCGCTTTTGAGGCAGCCGAAGACCTCGCCGCGCTGGAGGAAGCGCACCGCGCGCATCTCGGGGAAAAGGCGCCGATTCTGCAGGCCCGTCGTGCGCTGGGATCGCTGCCGAAAGATCAGCGAAAGGATGCCGGCCGGTTTGTGAACATGGCCCGCGGGCGCGCGGAAAAGGCGTACAGCCAGCTTCGCGTGCAGCGCGAAGCCGAGCATCGTGAGCGCCAGCTGCGCGAGGAAAAGGTCGACGTCACGCTGCCGACTGCCCGCACCCAGGCCGGTGCGATGCACCCGATTACCACGCTGTCCGAGCACATTGCGGACATCTTCATCGGCATGGGCTGGGAAGTCGCCGAAGGCCCGGAGGTGGAGGCGGAGTACTTCAACTTCGACGCGCTGAATTTCATCCCGGACCACCCGGCCCGCACGCTGCAGGACACCTTCTACATCGGCGAGGAGGGCTCGAAGCAGGTCATGCGCACCCACACCTCGCCGGTGCAGGTGCGCACGATGCTCGAGCGCGATGTGCCGATCTACATTGCCTGCCCGGGGCGCGTGTTCCGCACCGATGAGCTGGATGCCACCCACACCCCGGTGTTCCACCAGGTAGAGGGCCTCGCCGTGGATAAGGGGCTGACCATGGCGCACCTGCGCGGCACGCTCGACCACCTGGCCAAGGTGCTCTTCGGCCCTGAGACGAAGACGCGCATGCGCACCAACTACTTCCCGTTTACGGAGCCGTCCGCGGAGGTGGACGTCTGGTTCCCCAACAAGAAGGGCGGCGCTGGCTGGATCGAGTGGGGCGGCTGCGGCATGGTCAACCCGAACGTGCTGCGTGCCGTCGGTATCGATCCGGAGGAGTACTCCGGTTTCGCCTTCGGCATGGGCCTGGAGCGCACCTTGCAGTTTCGCAACGGCCTTTCGGACATGCGCGACATGGTCGAAGGCGACGTCCGTTTCACCATTCCGTTCGGCGTGCAGGCATAG
- the rpmI gene encoding 50S ribosomal protein L35, translating into MKQKTHKGTAKRIKVNGKGKLRREQAGKRHLNEKLSSKRRRKLSGSTDVAKSDVKRAKRLLGMS; encoded by the coding sequence ATGAAGCAGAAGACCCACAAGGGCACCGCAAAGCGCATCAAGGTCAATGGCAAGGGCAAGCTGCGCCGCGAGCAGGCTGGTAAGCGCCACCTGAACGAGAAGCTCTCGTCGAAGCGCCGCCGCAAGCTGTCCGGCTCCACCGACGTTGCCAAGTCCGACGTCAAGCGCGCTAAGCGCCTCCTCGGCATGTCCTAA
- the uvrA gene encoding excinuclease ABC subunit UvrA, with translation MAEKLTVRGAREHNLKGVDIELPRDKMAVFTGLSGSGKSSLAFDTIFAEGQRRYVESLSSYARMFLGQMDKPDVDYIDGLSPAVSIDQKSTNRNPRSTVGTITEIYDYLRLLFSRAGTPHCPVCDAVIERQTPQQIVDRVLELEERTKFQVLAPIVRKRKGEFQDLFADLASQGYSRVNVDGETYQLSEPPKLEKQIKHNIDVVVDRLTVKASQKQRLTDSVETALKLADGLVGFDFVELDADDPERVQIFSEKMACPNGHKLNVEEYEPRAFSFNSPFGACPACDGLGVRKEIDVDLVIPDPDAPAVDAFQPWNSSPNKKYFAKLVEALAKEEGFDANAPLSSLTKTQQKHLIHGSATKVNVKYKNRYGRQRSYTAAYEGIVGYLERKLEQTESDTQKERLLAYTREVPCPTCNGARLKPEILAVRLASTTHGEKSIAGLTELSIEDASEYLDNLVLGYREEMIAGAVLREIQARLHFLLDVGLNYLTLARSAGTLSGGEAQRIRLATQIGSGLAGVLYVLDEPSIGLHQRDNQRLITTLKKLRDLGNTLVVVEHDEDTIREADWLIDIGPRAGEYGGEVVYQGKPEGILKAKGSLTGDYLSGRKVIEVPQHRREVDKKRQLTVVGARENNLDNVSVDVPLGVLVAVTGVSGSGKSTLVNQILAKTLQNQLNGARQVPGRVKKVEGLDHLDKLVQVDQSPIGRTPRSNPATYTGVFDKIRNLFAETQEAKVRGYKAGRFSFNVKGGRCEACHGDGTIKIEMNFLPDVYVPCEVCHGARYNRETLEVRYKGKNIAEVLEMPISEAAEFFEPITSIHRYLQTLVDVGLGYVRLGQSATTLSGGEAQRVKLASELQKRSNGRTIYILDEPTTGLHFEDIRKLMLVLNGLVDKGNTVLVIEHNLDVIKSADWIIDMGPEGGSGGGTVVAQGTPEDVAKVQGSYTGQFIADILEKN, from the coding sequence GTGGCCGAAAAGCTGACTGTGCGCGGCGCGCGCGAGCACAACCTCAAGGGCGTGGACATCGAACTGCCCCGCGACAAGATGGCGGTGTTTACCGGGCTGTCCGGCTCCGGCAAGTCCTCGCTCGCATTCGACACGATTTTCGCGGAGGGGCAGCGCCGCTACGTGGAGTCGCTGTCCTCCTACGCGCGCATGTTCCTGGGGCAAATGGACAAGCCAGACGTGGACTACATCGACGGGCTCAGCCCCGCGGTGTCCATCGACCAGAAGTCCACTAACCGCAACCCCCGCTCCACCGTGGGCACGATCACCGAGATCTACGACTACCTGCGTCTCCTGTTCTCGCGCGCGGGCACTCCGCACTGCCCGGTGTGCGACGCCGTGATTGAACGCCAGACGCCGCAGCAGATCGTCGACCGCGTGCTCGAGCTGGAAGAGCGCACCAAGTTCCAGGTGCTCGCGCCGATCGTGCGCAAGCGAAAAGGAGAGTTCCAGGACCTCTTCGCCGACCTTGCCTCCCAGGGCTACTCGCGCGTGAACGTGGACGGGGAGACCTACCAGCTGTCCGAGCCGCCCAAGCTGGAAAAGCAGATCAAGCACAACATCGACGTGGTGGTTGACCGCCTGACCGTCAAGGCCAGCCAGAAGCAGCGTCTGACGGATTCGGTTGAAACCGCGCTCAAGCTTGCCGACGGCTTGGTCGGCTTCGACTTTGTGGAGCTGGACGCGGACGACCCGGAGCGGGTGCAGATCTTCTCCGAAAAGATGGCGTGCCCGAACGGCCACAAGCTCAACGTGGAGGAGTACGAACCTCGCGCCTTTTCCTTCAACTCGCCCTTCGGAGCCTGCCCAGCCTGCGACGGCCTGGGCGTGCGCAAAGAAATCGACGTGGACCTGGTCATCCCGGATCCGGACGCCCCGGCAGTGGACGCCTTTCAACCGTGGAACTCCAGCCCGAACAAGAAGTACTTTGCCAAACTCGTTGAGGCGCTGGCCAAAGAAGAAGGCTTCGACGCAAACGCGCCGCTGAGCTCGCTGACCAAGACGCAGCAGAAGCACCTCATCCACGGATCGGCGACCAAGGTCAACGTCAAGTACAAAAACCGCTACGGCCGGCAGCGTTCCTACACCGCGGCCTACGAGGGCATCGTGGGCTACTTGGAACGCAAGTTGGAGCAGACGGAATCCGACACCCAAAAGGAACGCCTGTTGGCCTACACCCGCGAGGTGCCGTGCCCAACGTGTAATGGTGCCCGCCTGAAGCCGGAAATTCTGGCTGTGCGCCTGGCCTCGACCACGCACGGGGAAAAATCCATCGCGGGGTTGACGGAGCTTTCCATTGAGGACGCCTCCGAGTACCTGGACAACCTCGTGCTGGGATACCGCGAAGAGATGATCGCGGGTGCAGTGCTGCGCGAAATCCAGGCTCGCCTGCACTTCCTGCTGGACGTCGGGCTGAACTACCTCACCCTGGCCCGCTCCGCCGGCACCTTGTCCGGCGGCGAGGCGCAGCGCATCCGCTTGGCCACCCAGATCGGCTCCGGCCTGGCCGGCGTGCTCTACGTGCTGGACGAGCCCTCCATCGGCCTGCACCAGCGCGACAACCAGCGCTTGATCACCACCCTGAAGAAGCTGCGCGATTTGGGCAACACGCTCGTGGTGGTGGAGCACGACGAGGACACCATCCGCGAAGCGGACTGGCTCATCGACATCGGGCCGCGCGCCGGCGAGTACGGCGGGGAAGTGGTCTACCAGGGCAAGCCCGAGGGGATCTTGAAGGCCAAGGGGTCGCTGACCGGTGACTACCTGTCAGGCCGGAAGGTCATTGAGGTGCCGCAGCACCGTCGGGAAGTAGACAAAAAGCGCCAGCTCACCGTCGTCGGCGCGCGCGAGAACAACCTGGACAACGTCAGCGTGGACGTCCCGCTGGGCGTGCTGGTGGCAGTCACCGGCGTGTCCGGCTCCGGCAAATCCACCCTGGTGAACCAGATTTTGGCCAAGACGCTGCAGAACCAGCTCAACGGCGCACGCCAGGTGCCCGGACGGGTGAAGAAGGTGGAGGGGCTCGACCACCTAGACAAACTCGTGCAGGTGGACCAGAGCCCAATCGGGCGCACCCCGCGCTCGAACCCGGCGACGTACACGGGCGTGTTCGACAAAATCCGCAACCTGTTCGCGGAGACCCAAGAAGCGAAGGTGCGCGGCTACAAGGCCGGGCGCTTCTCCTTCAACGTCAAGGGCGGGCGCTGCGAGGCGTGCCACGGCGACGGCACCATCAAAATCGAGATGAACTTCCTGCCCGACGTGTACGTGCCCTGCGAGGTGTGCCACGGCGCCCGTTACAACCGGGAAACGCTTGAGGTCCGCTACAAGGGCAAGAACATTGCCGAGGTGCTGGAGATGCCCATCTCCGAAGCCGCTGAGTTCTTCGAGCCCATCACCTCGATCCACCGCTACCTGCAGACGCTTGTCGACGTCGGCCTGGGTTACGTCCGCCTCGGACAAAGCGCGACCACCCTGTCCGGCGGCGAAGCGCAGCGCGTCAAGCTCGCTTCCGAGCTGCAGAAGCGCTCCAACGGCCGCACCATCTACATCCTGGACGAGCCGACCACCGGCCTGCACTTCGAGGACATCCGCAAGCTCATGCTGGTGCTCAACGGGCTGGTGGACAAGGGCAACACGGTGCTGGTGATCGAGCACAACCTCGACGTGATCAAATCCGCCGACTGGATCATCGACATGGGCCCGGAGGGTGGCTCCGGCGGCGGCACGGTGGTGGCGCAGGGCACGCCGGAGGACGTCGCCAAGGTGCAAGGCTCGTACACCGGCCAGTTCATCGCGGACATTTTGGAGAAGAACTAA
- a CDS encoding response regulator, translated as MSSSDHPIRVFLVDDDPLVREVLKSYLDSAEGITVVETASDGSEALERIPEADVDVVLSDVYMQHMGGAELLRNLAKRGPVPSFLAISSLDNDSAMLDILEHGGRGYILKSQPREEIILSVRQAVAGGTVISPAAMNKLLPHLSGQQQQSNPARAARPQPQKRIVVPAGLSDTERQVLELLCDGLSNADIAKRLSYAESTVKKMVSKLISVYGVSSRLDLVVTVLNGRGPQQH; from the coding sequence ATGAGCTCATCTGACCACCCCATCCGGGTTTTCCTCGTCGATGACGATCCCCTTGTCCGCGAGGTGCTGAAAAGTTACCTGGACAGCGCCGAGGGCATCACGGTGGTAGAAACCGCGTCGGATGGGTCCGAAGCTTTAGAGCGCATCCCCGAGGCAGATGTCGATGTCGTGTTGTCCGACGTCTACATGCAGCACATGGGCGGTGCAGAACTATTGCGCAACCTGGCCAAGCGGGGGCCGGTCCCTTCGTTTTTGGCCATCAGTTCGCTGGACAATGACTCCGCGATGCTGGACATCCTCGAGCACGGCGGGCGAGGCTACATTCTAAAAAGCCAGCCCCGCGAGGAAATCATTCTTTCGGTGCGGCAAGCGGTCGCAGGCGGCACCGTCATCTCCCCTGCTGCAATGAACAAGCTGCTGCCCCACCTTTCTGGCCAGCAACAGCAAAGCAACCCAGCCCGCGCTGCCAGGCCCCAGCCCCAGAAGCGGATCGTCGTGCCTGCCGGGCTGTCCGACACTGAGCGCCAGGTGCTGGAGCTGCTTTGCGACGGCTTAAGCAACGCCGACATTGCAAAACGCCTGAGCTACGCGGAATCCACCGTAAAGAAGATGGTGTCAAAGCTGATTTCCGTCTACGGTGTCTCCTCCCGCCTCGACCTGGTGGTAACCGTGCTCAACGGCCGCGGACCCCAGCAGCACTAG
- the rplT gene encoding 50S ribosomal protein L20, whose translation MARVKRSVNAKKKRRAILKSAKGYRGQRSRLYRKAKEQWLHSQTYAYRDRRKRKGEFRKLWIQRINAAARMNDITYNRLIHGLKLAEVEVDRKILADLAVNDFAAFSAICEIAKNALPEDVNAPKVA comes from the coding sequence ATGGCACGTGTGAAGCGTTCAGTCAATGCTAAGAAGAAGCGCCGCGCTATTCTCAAGTCCGCGAAGGGCTACCGTGGCCAGCGCTCCCGCCTGTACCGCAAGGCGAAGGAGCAGTGGCTCCACTCCCAGACCTACGCGTACCGCGACCGCCGCAAGCGCAAGGGTGAGTTCCGTAAGCTGTGGATCCAACGCATCAACGCCGCTGCCCGCATGAACGACATCACCTACAACCGCCTCATCCACGGCCTGAAGCTGGCCGAGGTCGAGGTTGACCGCAAGATCCTCGCTGACCTTGCCGTCAACGACTTCGCTGCGTTCTCCGCGATCTGCGAGATTGCCAAGAACGCTCTGCCGGAGGACGTCAACGCTCCGAAGGTCGCGTAA
- the infC gene encoding translation initiation factor IF-3: MFLKSLGVLISAEARINERIRVPEVRLVGPSGEQVGIVRTDDARKLAYEADLDLVEVAPKAKPPVAKIMDYGKFKYEQDQKAREARKNQQQTVVKEQKFRPKIDEHDYQTKKGNVERFLEKGNKVKVTIMFRGREQSRPELGYRLLERLAEDIGELGVVESRPKQDGRNMTMVFGPARKGKK, translated from the coding sequence TTGTTTCTTAAGTCTCTAGGAGTTCTCATCAGCGCTGAAGCTCGGATCAATGAACGAATCCGCGTCCCTGAAGTTCGCCTCGTCGGCCCGTCCGGCGAGCAGGTGGGCATCGTCCGCACGGACGACGCCCGCAAGCTGGCGTACGAGGCGGACCTCGACCTGGTTGAGGTAGCCCCGAAGGCCAAGCCGCCCGTGGCCAAGATCATGGACTACGGCAAGTTCAAGTACGAGCAGGATCAGAAGGCCCGCGAGGCCCGAAAGAACCAGCAGCAGACCGTGGTCAAGGAACAGAAGTTCCGCCCGAAGATTGATGAGCACGACTACCAGACCAAGAAGGGCAATGTTGAGCGCTTCCTGGAGAAGGGCAACAAGGTCAAGGTCACCATCATGTTCCGCGGCCGCGAGCAGTCTCGCCCCGAGCTGGGCTACCGCCTGCTTGAGCGTCTCGCCGAGGACATCGGGGAGCTCGGCGTTGTCGAGTCCCGTCCGAAGCAGGACGGCCGAAACATGACGATGGTCTTCGGACCGGCTCGCAAGGGCAAAAAGTAG
- a CDS encoding TrmH family RNA methyltransferase yields the protein MALDFEQPFTERTPRVVNAGKLKRAQARRKAKAFLAEGENAVEAAVATGAATDLFVTEAAAERFEEIVRAAGYMDVYTHAITQRAAESLADAVTSTGIFAVCRPVLWTVPKIMKGRPKLVAVCVETNDPGNAGTIIRIADAVGADAVIFAGDTVDPEAPKVVRSTAGSLFHIPVARDRDVRRVIGQLEDAGLSTFATTMNGEVTLAQPGETLAQPTAWLFGNEAHGLDDDILAAADHRVSIPIQGSAESLNLATAASICLWESSKALAED from the coding sequence ATGGCGTTGGATTTCGAGCAGCCGTTTACGGAGCGCACTCCGCGCGTGGTCAATGCGGGGAAATTGAAGCGGGCACAAGCTCGTCGTAAAGCAAAGGCTTTCTTGGCGGAAGGAGAGAACGCTGTGGAAGCCGCCGTCGCAACAGGCGCGGCAACCGACCTCTTCGTTACCGAAGCTGCTGCCGAGCGCTTCGAGGAGATCGTGCGGGCGGCGGGCTACATGGACGTCTACACGCACGCGATCACCCAGCGGGCGGCTGAGTCGCTCGCGGACGCGGTGACCTCCACCGGCATCTTTGCAGTCTGCCGCCCGGTGCTGTGGACGGTGCCGAAGATCATGAAAGGCCGGCCGAAGTTGGTGGCGGTGTGCGTGGAAACGAACGATCCGGGCAACGCTGGCACGATCATCCGCATTGCGGACGCAGTGGGGGCGGACGCCGTGATCTTCGCGGGCGACACCGTCGACCCGGAGGCGCCGAAAGTGGTGCGCTCGACTGCGGGCTCGTTGTTTCACATCCCCGTGGCGCGCGACCGCGACGTCCGCCGGGTGATTGGCCAGCTCGAAGACGCCGGGCTGTCCACCTTCGCCACCACGATGAACGGCGAGGTGACCCTGGCGCAGCCGGGGGAGACGCTCGCGCAGCCGACCGCCTGGCTGTTTGGCAACGAGGCGCACGGGCTTGACGACGATATCCTTGCGGCCGCCGACCATCGCGTGTCCATCCCCATCCAGGGCAGCGCGGAATCGCTGAACCTCGCTACTGCGGCGTCGATTTGTCTGTGGGAGTCGTCGAAGGCGCTTGCCGAGGATTAG